Proteins from a genomic interval of Macaca thibetana thibetana isolate TM-01 chromosome 17, ASM2454274v1, whole genome shotgun sequence:
- the CCDC122 gene encoding coiled-coil domain-containing protein 122 isoform X2 translates to MSDNKERKSQGFPKKDNQDTSSLADAVEKVAKQQQSQASEIEKNKKVLFSLKNELHELEKQIAAISAETKGTERQIYQQDAAIQNTKLHCDSLETQIKSLHSENVKLKFDIETAQEDFEEHMIKYNAYYAKIKAHKNSLGEVESKWSFMTELHEKRDFVKKLKTMKEELMQDLQNPGGNRITQVQEDITKLKDKILTVKESIIEKTCFLEEEKKTHEKLRKEIEPRQQSKTLSQQRKKKNPEKQREKS, encoded by the exons atgtcagacaacaaagaaaggaagagtcaaGGATTTCCTAAAAAAG ATAACCAAGACACAAGTTCGTTAGCTGATGCTGTAGAGAAAGTTGCAAAGCAACAACAATCACAAGCAtcagagatagaaaaaaacaaaaaagttctgTTCAGTTTGAAG aatGAACTTCATGAGCTTGAAAAACAAATAGCAGCTATCTCTGCAGAAACtaaaggaacagaaagacaaatttatcAACAAGATGCTGCCATACAGAATACCAAACTTCACTGTGATAGCCTGGAAACTCAAATCAAATCTTTACATTCAGAAAATGTAAAGCTTAAATTTGACATAGAAACAGCCCAAGAAGATTTTGAGGAACACATGATAAAATATAATGCatattatgcaaaaataaaagcacataaaaatagTTTGGGAGAAGTAGAAAGCAAATGGTCATTTATGACCGAACTCCATGAAAAACgagattttgttaaaaaattaaagacgATGAAAGAAGAACTTATGCAAGATCTTCAAAATCCAGGAGGGAACCGAATAACACAAGTACAG GAAGACATTACAAAGTTAAAGGATAAAATTTTAACTGTAAAAGAATCTATCATTGAGAAAACTTGttttcttgaggaagaaaaaaagacacatgaaaaattaagaaaagaaatagag